The nucleotide window CTAAAATCACCAATAACAAAAACAGCAATACAGCAATTACTTGTCCGGCGACTCGCCAAAATCGGGTATCTCTGAGTAAATCTTTAAATTTAGGTGTATTGCGTGTAACCCGTGGACGCTGTGTAGTCATCAGTTTGATTAGTAGCTAGTGGGAGTGTTGGCGTGTGGGAGTGTTGGCGTGTGGGAGTGTTGGCGAGACGAAAATGTTATTTTTCCCTCTCACCCACCTACCCAACTACCCGCCTACCCTGTGCAAACCTGCTTCTTTTACCGGAAGGGAGGTGCATAATGTAGTCCACCATCAGTCCATAACTCGTTTTGACCACGGGGGAGATTGAGTTGCGTATCAGGACCAAGGTTGCGGTTATAGATTTCGCCATAGTTACCAACTTCACGAATTGCCCGTGCGATAAAGTCGTTTGTTAAACCTAAACCTTGCCCTAAGTCACCTTCAGTTCCTAGTAGTCGGCGTACAACTGGATCTTCACTATTGGCAAAAGAATCGATGTTTTGTGAAGTAATTCCAAGTTCTTCAGCTTCAATTAAGCCAAAGATCACCCACTTTACGGTGTCATACCATTGCGGGTCGTTATTTCTGACCGCAGGTGCGAGTGGTTCTTTGGACATGACAATCTCTAAGAGAACGTGTTCGTCAGGGTTAGGTAAAGCACTGCGTTGCGCTACTAACTGCGAGCGATCGCTAGTGACTCCTTCACAGCGTCCTTGTTGATAGGCAGCAAAGGTTGCTTTGTCGTCTTCAAAGACAATAGGTGTATACTTGACTCCTAGCTTGCGCATTTGGTCAGAAAGGTTCTGTTCAGTACTTGTCCCTGTTTGAACGCAAACTGATCTTCCCTGCAATCCTTTTAAGTCTTTGATGCCGCTATCTTGTTTAACCATCATGCCCTGACCGTCGTAAAACACTGTAGGCGCGAATTCTAAGCCAGTTGATGTATCGCGACTAATTGTCCAGGTAGTGTTACGGCTAAGAACATCAATTTCCCCTGCTTGTAATGCGGTAAATCGCTCTTTGGCATTGAGATTGCGAAAATCTACCGCTTGTGGATCGTCAAACATTGCTGCGGCGATCGCCCGACAGATATCAACATCTAGTCCGTTATATTCACCTTGTTGAGTCACATAGCTAAATCCTGGCAAATTACCACTCACGCCACAAGATAACCTGCCACGGGTTTTCACCCGATTCAATACTGCTCCTGATGCCGCACCACCTTCTTGGGCAGATAATTGGGGATATAAAAACCGACTACAACCCGATAGCGGAGCCGCCAACAGTGCTGCACTCAACAGCAGGGAACTCCATTTGAGCATATTTTTCTTCCTGTATTTCCTCGTGTCGTTATCTACACCCTTAAACTCAAGCTCAACTGCAATTTTTTATAAAAGTTAATATTGCCAATTTGACAGCCTTAACTTCGGTTTAATCTTATAATTTGATATACACGGTAAATGCAGTTGCTGATACAGTTTGTGATTTTTATTTACTAAATAGTACAGCGAAGAAATACGCTAATAGCTAATTGCTAACAGCTAACTACTAATAATGAGTTCTCCATTTATTCCTGTTATTCATTCGCTGCCTTCAGGAAAGGCTTTAATAGAAAAGGTGTTATGCTATTATCCTATAGCGACGCAAAAGTGTAAGATATACAAACGCGGTCTTAATGATACTTATTTAGTCGAAGCCGAACAAAATCATCAATACATTTTGCGCGTTTACCGCCACGGATGGCGAACCTTGGATGCAATTAATTTTGAACTAGAACTATTACATTATCTGCATAATTGCAATTTACCTGTTGCTTACCCAATTGCTAAAACAACAGGTGAATTTACACAAGCGATCGCATCCCCAGAAGGACAACGCTATGCTGCTGTTTTTTCCTATGCACCAGGTCAGGCGATAGGCAAAAATATTAATCGCGAACAAAGTCAACAATTAGGAGAAGTTGTTGCAAGTATTCATCAAGCAACAAATAATTTTACTAGTCGTTTTAGTCGTCCAGAGTTACATTGCGCGTATCTTTTAGATTGGGCAATGGCAGCAATTTCATTAATATTCCAGCATCGCAATAGTGATATCAATTATCTCTTCAATTTAAGTGCGCAAATCAAAGCTCAGTTAGTCAATTTAGCGTTACCTCAAACATCACCCTATTATGGAATTTGTATCGGTGATGTCCATTCAGAAAATGCCCATTTTGGAGGAAATCAACCAACGCTATTTGATTTTGACCAATGCGGCTACGGTTGGCGGGCATTTGATATTGCCAAATTTATTCATACAACCCACCGTTGGCAATTAGATGCCAATATTAATAAATCTTTTATGCAAGGATACCAAAAAATCCGGCAGTTGAGCCAAACTGAAGTTAACGCGATTCCTCTTTTTACACAAGTAGCACACATCTGGGTAATGGGAATTGCTTGCGCTGTCGTAGAAGAAGTTCTACCTTACGGCGAGTTTACCGAAGAATGGTTTAATAGCAAGCTAGCTTTATTAAGTAAGCTTACCTAATAGATTTTAATACTTATTGATAAAAAAATAAAATTAGTAGTTTCCTCTGAAAGTTGTAGCACTTTGTGTAAGAGACTGAAAATCATTTTATCAGCAGTTATTGTATCATTTGTATAATAAGTTAGTTTAATTTTTGTACAAATTTGTTTTTTGACTACTTGCTATATCTTTAGAAAGATGTGGCATAAATCAAATAAATATTAAGTTACACATATTACAGTATTTGGTATATTCTATTTGATAGACGCCTGTTGTTGGGCACGAAAAAATGTGTCTTCAGGTAATCAAGCG belongs to Gloeocapsopsis sp. IPPAS B-1203 and includes:
- a CDS encoding phosphotransferase, coding for MSSPFIPVIHSLPSGKALIEKVLCYYPIATQKCKIYKRGLNDTYLVEAEQNHQYILRVYRHGWRTLDAINFELELLHYLHNCNLPVAYPIAKTTGEFTQAIASPEGQRYAAVFSYAPGQAIGKNINREQSQQLGEVVASIHQATNNFTSRFSRPELHCAYLLDWAMAAISLIFQHRNSDINYLFNLSAQIKAQLVNLALPQTSPYYGICIGDVHSENAHFGGNQPTLFDFDQCGYGWRAFDIAKFIHTTHRWQLDANINKSFMQGYQKIRQLSQTEVNAIPLFTQVAHIWVMGIACAVVEEVLPYGEFTEEWFNSKLALLSKLT
- a CDS encoding amino acid ABC transporter substrate-binding protein, giving the protein MLKWSSLLLSAALLAAPLSGCSRFLYPQLSAQEGGAASGAVLNRVKTRGRLSCGVSGNLPGFSYVTQQGEYNGLDVDICRAIAAAMFDDPQAVDFRNLNAKERFTALQAGEIDVLSRNTTWTISRDTSTGLEFAPTVFYDGQGMMVKQDSGIKDLKGLQGRSVCVQTGTSTEQNLSDQMRKLGVKYTPIVFEDDKATFAAYQQGRCEGVTSDRSQLVAQRSALPNPDEHVLLEIVMSKEPLAPAVRNNDPQWYDTVKWVIFGLIEAEELGITSQNIDSFANSEDPVVRRLLGTEGDLGQGLGLTNDFIARAIREVGNYGEIYNRNLGPDTQLNLPRGQNELWTDGGLHYAPPFR